One genomic region from Pseudomonas hormoni encodes:
- a CDS encoding SfnB family sulfur acquisition oxidoreductase, with protein MTASAQIPRTAHVIRSDAEAIAVAHKLAARFAIEASVRDRERRLPVAELDEFSASGLWGITVPKEYGGAGVSYVTVAEVVKIISSADSSLGQIPQNHLGVLDILLQTATEEQKRYYFDKVLQGFRFGNAFSESKSKNAGAFETRIRFDKDTAQIDGEKFYCTGALFAHIVPAVAVNEQNQAFIAFIERDNPGLTVIDSWDGFGQRTTASGGVTLNAVKVPLSAVIPAHKAFDEPTADGPISQIIQAAVDTGIAVGALEETKRYARESRPWIDSGQDHGWQDPFSIAAIGELEWRVHGTEAILKKAGQAIDQALLTPNEDSVAHASVVVAQAKVLSAEIALLASSKLFELAGTRSVLGKYNLDRHWRNARTHTLHDPARWKYHLIGNYLLNGVKPARHAWN; from the coding sequence ATGACAGCCTCTGCCCAAATCCCTCGCACTGCCCACGTGATCCGCTCGGACGCCGAGGCGATTGCCGTCGCTCACAAGCTCGCTGCACGTTTCGCCATCGAGGCCAGCGTGCGGGATCGCGAGCGACGCCTGCCGGTCGCCGAGCTTGACGAGTTTTCCGCCAGCGGCCTTTGGGGTATCACGGTTCCCAAGGAGTACGGCGGCGCCGGCGTTTCTTATGTGACGGTGGCGGAAGTGGTCAAGATCATTTCCTCCGCCGACTCCTCCCTCGGCCAGATCCCGCAAAACCACCTCGGCGTGCTCGACATCCTGCTGCAAACCGCCACCGAAGAGCAGAAGCGTTACTACTTCGACAAAGTCCTGCAGGGTTTTCGCTTCGGCAACGCCTTCTCCGAATCCAAAAGCAAAAACGCCGGGGCCTTCGAAACCCGTATTCGTTTCGACAAAGACACCGCGCAGATCGATGGCGAGAAGTTTTATTGCACCGGCGCACTGTTCGCGCACATCGTGCCGGCGGTGGCGGTCAACGAGCAGAACCAGGCCTTCATCGCGTTCATTGAGCGCGACAATCCCGGTCTGACCGTGATCGACAGCTGGGACGGTTTTGGCCAGCGCACCACCGCCAGTGGCGGCGTCACGTTGAATGCGGTGAAAGTGCCGTTGAGTGCGGTGATTCCAGCTCACAAGGCGTTCGACGAACCCACCGCCGACGGCCCGATTTCACAAATCATTCAAGCCGCGGTGGACACTGGCATCGCCGTTGGCGCGCTGGAAGAAACCAAGCGCTACGCCCGCGAATCCCGGCCCTGGATCGACAGCGGACAGGATCACGGCTGGCAGGACCCGTTCAGCATCGCCGCGATAGGCGAACTCGAATGGCGCGTCCACGGCACCGAAGCAATCCTCAAGAAAGCCGGGCAGGCCATCGACCAAGCCTTGCTCACCCCCAACGAAGACTCCGTGGCCCACGCTTCGGTGGTGGTCGCCCAGGCCAAAGTCCTGTCCGCCGAAATCGCCTTGCTCGCCAGCAGCAAACTCTTCGAACTGGCCGGCACCCGCTCGGTGCTCGGCAAGTACAACCTCGACCGCCACTGGCGCAACGCCCGCACTCACACGCTGCACGACCCGGCACGCTGGAAATACCACCTGATCGGCAACTACCTGCTCAACGGCGTGAAGCCCGCGCGCCACGCCTGGAACTGA
- a CDS encoding helix-turn-helix domain-containing protein produces the protein MHKDSTQRASVLQHVSLNVRRLRHAADMSQTALAEKSGVSRRMLVAIEAGEKNVSLTTLDRVAEALDVAFSDLIQAPDARDPSRINEVAWAGTIPGSKAVLLSKATATREVEQWEWCLQPGEIYPSQPDADGWSEQIYVFEGCLTLMLGDTPHEIAAGEFYMFASNQPHAYRNDGPVAARFVRNVVI, from the coding sequence GTGCACAAAGATTCAACGCAACGGGCTTCGGTCCTTCAACACGTCAGTTTGAACGTTCGGCGCCTGCGCCATGCGGCCGACATGAGCCAGACCGCGCTGGCGGAAAAGTCCGGGGTCAGTCGACGCATGCTGGTGGCCATCGAGGCCGGCGAGAAGAACGTCAGCCTGACCACCCTCGACCGCGTAGCGGAAGCGCTGGACGTAGCATTCAGTGACCTGATCCAGGCGCCGGATGCCCGAGACCCGAGCCGCATCAACGAAGTGGCCTGGGCCGGGACGATTCCCGGCAGCAAAGCCGTTTTGTTGTCCAAGGCCACCGCCACCCGCGAAGTGGAACAGTGGGAATGGTGCCTGCAACCGGGGGAAATCTACCCGTCGCAACCGGATGCCGATGGCTGGAGCGAGCAGATTTACGTCTTTGAAGGCTGCCTGACACTGATGCTCGGCGACACGCCCCATGAGATCGCCGCTGGTGAGTTCTACATGTTCGCCAGTAACCAGCCGCATGCCTATCGCAACGACGGGCCGGTGGCGGCGCGGTTCGTGAGAAACGTGGTGATCTAA
- a CDS encoding DMT family transporter, which translates to MHYIAHLVGLGSILRNIRRIVRRPQVARKVMTSLNSSPASSRFSRFSKAECVLVLITMVWGGTFLLVQHAMTVSGPMFFVGLRFAAAAIIVSLFSWRHLRELTLFELKAGAFIGVAIMLGYGLQTVGLQSIPSSQSAFITALYVPFVPLLQWLVLGRRPGLMPSIGIMLAFTGLMLLSGPAGASFNFSPGEIATLISAVAIAAEIILISTYAGQVDVRRVTVVQLATTSVLAFLMVVPTQEVIPDFSWLLLCSALGLGAASAAIQVAMNWAQKSVSPTRATLIYAGEPVWAGIVGRIAGERLPAIALVGAGLIVAAVIVSELKTKGKAGAAEEELRRNGVNTVEPCGSEPAPGDAPTKGPDAAPAITRARTE; encoded by the coding sequence GTGCACTATATTGCTCACTTGGTGGGGTTGGGCAGTATACTGCGCAACATTCGGCGCATTGTGCGTCGCCCTCAGGTAGCGCGCAAGGTCATGACGTCGTTGAACTCCTCCCCGGCTTCTTCCCGATTCTCCCGGTTCAGCAAGGCCGAGTGCGTGCTGGTGCTGATCACCATGGTCTGGGGTGGCACCTTTCTGTTGGTGCAGCACGCCATGACCGTCAGCGGCCCGATGTTCTTCGTCGGCCTGCGCTTTGCGGCGGCGGCGATTATCGTCTCGCTGTTCTCCTGGCGTCATCTGCGGGAACTGACCCTGTTCGAACTCAAGGCCGGCGCCTTTATCGGCGTGGCGATCATGCTCGGTTATGGCTTGCAGACGGTCGGCTTGCAGAGCATTCCCAGCAGTCAGTCGGCCTTCATTACCGCGTTGTACGTGCCCTTCGTGCCGTTGCTGCAATGGCTGGTGCTGGGACGGCGTCCGGGGTTGATGCCGAGCATTGGCATCATGCTGGCCTTTACCGGGCTGATGTTGTTGTCGGGGCCTGCCGGCGCGTCGTTCAACTTCAGCCCCGGTGAAATCGCCACGTTGATCAGCGCCGTGGCGATTGCCGCCGAGATCATTCTGATCAGCACCTATGCCGGCCAGGTCGATGTGCGTCGGGTGACGGTGGTGCAATTGGCAACCACCTCGGTGCTGGCGTTTTTGATGGTGGTGCCGACTCAGGAAGTCATTCCCGACTTCTCATGGCTCCTGCTGTGCAGCGCCCTCGGCCTCGGCGCGGCCAGTGCGGCGATTCAGGTGGCGATGAACTGGGCGCAAAAAAGCGTTTCGCCGACGCGGGCGACGTTGATCTATGCCGGTGAGCCGGTCTGGGCCGGGATTGTCGGGCGGATCGCCGGGGAGCGGTTGCCGGCGATTGCATTGGTGGGCGCGGGGTTGATTGTCGCGGCGGTGATAGTGAGTGAGTTGAAGACTAAGGGTAAGGCGGGTGCGGCCGAGGAAGAGTTGCGCCGCAATGGTGTGAACACAGTGGAACCCTGTGGGAGCGAGCCTGCTCCGGGCGACGCTCCGACGAAGGGGCCGGACGCCGCCCCAGCGATCACTCGGGCAAGGACCGAATGA
- a CDS encoding monovalent cation/H+ antiporter subunit A translates to MSLIVLLLLPFVGSCLAALLPHNARNTESLLAGVVALIGTIQVALLYPQIAHGGVIREEFFWLPSLGLNFVLRMDGFAWLFSMLVLGIGTLVSLYARYYMSPDDPVPRFFAFFLAFMGAMLGLVISGNLIQIVFFWELTSLFSFLLIGYWHHRADARRGAYMALMVTGAGGLCLLAGVMLLGHVVGSYDLDKVLAAGDLIRAHALYPILLPLILIGALSKSAQFPFHFWLPHAMAAPTPVSAYLHSATMVKAGVFLLARLWPSLSGSEEWFYIVSGAGACTLLLGAYCAMFQNDLKGLLAYSTISHLGLITLLLGLNSPLAAVAAVFHILNHATFKASLFMAAGIIDHESGTRDIRRLSGLIKLIPFTATLAMVASASMAGVPLLNGFLSKEMFFAETVFINATAWIEMTLPIVATIAGTFSVAYSLRFTVDVFFGPTATDLPHTPHEPPRWMRAPVELLVFTCLIVGIFPAQVVGSLLAAAALPVVGGTLPEYSLAIWHGWNAPMIMSLIAMSGGIVLYLLLRNQLKRGRFKYPPVIGLFNGKRLFERSLVIMMRLARRLERRISTKRLQTQLFLMVLAAVLAGLIPMLHSSLSWGDRPKIPGSIVFVTLWLLAIACALGAAWQAKYHRLAALTMVSVCGLMTCITFVWFSAPDLALTQLVVEVVTTVLILLGLRWLPRRIEEVSPLPSTLRKARIRRLRDLLLSIAVGGGMALLSYAMLTRQTPNDISSFYLSRALPEGGGSNVVNVMLVDFRGFDTLGEITVLVAVALTVFALLRRFRPPKESLQLPAQQRLLAPDVVTDLVNPRHASDTALGFMMVPAVLVRLLLPIAFVVSIYLFMRGHNQPGGGFVAGLVMSVAFILQYMVAGTQWVEAQMSLRPLRWMGTGLLFATVTGLGAMAVGYPFLTTHTWHFELPVFGDIHIASALFFDIGVYSVVVGSTLLILTALAHQSVRGHKTAALPRSVAMKGAV, encoded by the coding sequence ATGTCCCTGATAGTTCTACTGCTTCTGCCCTTTGTCGGCAGCTGTCTGGCAGCCTTGCTGCCGCACAACGCGCGTAACACCGAATCTTTGTTGGCTGGTGTGGTTGCCCTGATCGGCACCATTCAGGTCGCCCTCCTGTACCCGCAGATCGCCCACGGCGGCGTCATTCGCGAAGAATTTTTCTGGTTGCCCAGCCTGGGTCTGAACTTCGTCCTGCGCATGGACGGGTTTGCCTGGCTGTTCTCGATGCTGGTGCTGGGCATCGGCACGCTGGTGTCGCTGTACGCCCGTTACTACATGTCGCCGGACGATCCGGTGCCGCGGTTCTTTGCGTTTTTCCTGGCGTTCATGGGCGCCATGCTCGGGTTGGTGATTTCCGGCAACCTGATCCAGATCGTGTTTTTCTGGGAGCTGACCAGCCTCTTTTCATTCCTGTTGATCGGCTATTGGCACCACCGCGCCGATGCACGACGCGGCGCCTACATGGCGCTGATGGTCACCGGTGCGGGCGGTTTGTGTTTGCTGGCGGGGGTCATGCTGCTTGGCCATGTGGTCGGCAGCTATGACCTGGACAAGGTCCTGGCCGCCGGCGATCTGATTCGCGCACATGCCCTCTACCCTATCCTGCTGCCCCTGATCCTGATCGGCGCCCTGAGCAAAAGTGCGCAGTTCCCCTTCCATTTCTGGCTGCCCCACGCGATGGCGGCGCCGACGCCGGTCTCGGCCTATCTGCACTCGGCGACCATGGTCAAGGCGGGGGTTTTTCTGCTGGCGCGGCTGTGGCCGTCGTTGTCCGGCAGTGAAGAATGGTTCTACATCGTCAGCGGCGCCGGCGCGTGCACCCTGTTGCTCGGCGCGTATTGCGCGATGTTCCAGAACGACCTCAAGGGTCTGCTTGCGTACTCGACCATCAGCCACCTCGGCCTGATCACCCTGCTGCTCGGCCTGAACAGTCCGCTGGCCGCCGTGGCCGCCGTGTTCCACATTCTCAACCACGCCACCTTCAAGGCCTCGCTGTTCATGGCCGCCGGGATCATCGACCACGAAAGCGGTACTCGCGACATTCGCAGGCTCAGTGGCCTGATCAAACTGATTCCGTTCACCGCCACCCTGGCCATGGTTGCCAGCGCCTCGATGGCTGGCGTGCCGCTGCTCAACGGCTTCCTGTCGAAAGAGATGTTCTTCGCCGAAACCGTGTTCATCAACGCGACCGCCTGGATCGAGATGACCCTGCCGATCGTCGCGACCATCGCCGGCACCTTTAGCGTCGCTTACTCACTGCGCTTCACGGTCGACGTGTTCTTCGGCCCGACCGCCACCGACCTGCCGCACACCCCGCACGAACCACCACGCTGGATGCGCGCGCCGGTGGAGTTGCTGGTGTTCACCTGCCTGATCGTGGGGATTTTTCCGGCCCAAGTGGTCGGCTCGTTACTGGCCGCCGCTGCCCTGCCCGTCGTTGGCGGCACGCTGCCGGAATACAGCCTGGCGATCTGGCACGGCTGGAACGCACCGATGATCATGAGCCTGATCGCCATGTCCGGCGGCATCGTGCTCTACCTGCTGCTGCGCAATCAGCTCAAGCGCGGACGTTTCAAATACCCGCCGGTCATTGGCCTGTTCAACGGCAAGCGCCTGTTCGAGCGCAGCCTGGTGATCATGATGCGCCTGGCCCGTCGTCTGGAGCGGCGAATCAGCACCAAGCGCCTGCAAACCCAGCTGTTCCTGATGGTGCTCGCCGCCGTGCTGGCCGGTTTGATCCCGATGCTCCACAGCAGCCTGAGCTGGGGCGACCGGCCGAAGATTCCGGGCTCGATCGTGTTCGTGACCCTCTGGCTGCTGGCGATTGCCTGCGCCCTCGGCGCGGCGTGGCAGGCCAAGTATCACCGGCTCGCGGCCCTGACCATGGTCAGCGTCTGCGGACTGATGACGTGCATTACGTTTGTGTGGTTCTCGGCTCCGGACCTGGCGCTGACGCAACTGGTGGTCGAAGTGGTGACCACGGTGCTGATCCTGCTGGGCCTGCGCTGGTTGCCGCGACGGATCGAAGAAGTCTCGCCGCTGCCAAGCACACTGCGCAAGGCACGCATCCGTCGACTGCGCGACTTGCTGCTGTCGATCGCCGTCGGGGGTGGCATGGCGTTGCTGTCGTACGCGATGCTGACGCGCCAGACGCCGAACGATATTTCCTCGTTCTACCTCAGCCGCGCCTTGCCCGAAGGCGGCGGCAGCAACGTGGTCAACGTGATGCTGGTGGATTTCCGTGGCTTCGACACCCTCGGCGAAATCACCGTACTGGTGGCGGTGGCGCTGACTGTGTTCGCCCTGTTGCGACGCTTCCGTCCGCCGAAAGAAAGCCTGCAACTGCCGGCCCAACAACGTTTGCTTGCACCGGACGTGGTTACCGATCTGGTCAACCCGCGTCACGCCAGCGACACCGCGCTCGGCTTCATGATGGTGCCGGCGGTGCTGGTGCGCCTGCTGCTGCCGATTGCGTTTGTGGTGTCGATCTACCTGTTCATGCGCGGGCACAACCAGCCGGGCGGCGGGTTTGTCGCGGGGTTGGTGATGTCGGTGGCGTTCATCCTGCAATACATGGTCGCCGGCACGCAGTGGGTCGAGGCGCAAATGAGCCTGCGACCGTTGCGCTGGATGGGCACCGGCCTGCTGTTCGCCACGGTCACCGGGCTCGGGGCGATGGCAGTCGGTTATCCGTTCCTGACCACCCACACCTGGCATTTCGAACTGCCGGTATTCGGTGACATTCATATCGCCAGCGCGTTGTTCTTCGACATTGGCGTGTACTCGGTGGTAGTCGGCTCGACGCTGTTGATCCTCACCGCCCTCGCCCACCAATCGGTACGCGGCCACAAAACCGCCGCCCTGCCCAGATCCGTCGCCATGAAAGGAGCCGTCTGA
- a CDS encoding Na+/H+ antiporter subunit C has product MEEVIAIAIGVLAASGVWLVLRPRTFQVVMGLCLLSYGVNLFIFSMGSLFIGKEPIIKDGVPQDLLHYTDPLPQALVLTAIVISFAMTALFLVVLLASRGLTGTDHVDGREPKE; this is encoded by the coding sequence ATGGAAGAAGTCATCGCAATCGCCATCGGCGTGCTCGCCGCGTCCGGCGTCTGGCTGGTGCTGCGACCACGGACGTTCCAGGTGGTCATGGGCCTGTGTTTGCTGTCGTATGGCGTCAACCTGTTCATCTTCAGCATGGGCAGCCTGTTCATCGGCAAGGAGCCGATCATCAAGGACGGCGTGCCCCAGGACCTGCTGCATTACACCGACCCGCTGCCGCAAGCGCTGGTGCTGACCGCCATCGTGATCAGCTTCGCCATGACCGCGCTGTTTCTTGTGGTGCTGCTCGCATCTCGCGGCCTCACCGGCACCGACCACGTGGATGGCCGGGAGCCTAAAGAATGA
- a CDS encoding monovalent cation/H+ antiporter subunit D: protein MNAMTHLIAAPILLPLLTAAIMLMLGEKHRPLKAKINLLSSLLGLGISVLLLQWTQTTGVPGSIGVYLPGNWQVPFGIVLVVDRLSALMLVLTGIIGVSALLFAMARWDGAGSSFHALFQIQMMGLYGAFLTADLFNLFVFFEVLLAASYGLMLHGSGRARVSSGLHYISINLLASSLFLIGAALIYGVTGTLNMADLALKIPLVPEADRGLLHAGAAILAVAFLAKAGMWPLNFWLVPAYSAASAPVAAMFAIMTKVGVYTLLRLWTLLFSGQAGASAYFGGDWLIYGGMATIVCAAVAILAAQRLERMASLSILVSAGILLSAIGFAQPNLIGAALFYLVSSTLALSALFLLAELIERSRSANEMPLFDDGDLIARPLESLQPPKGINLDDEQKAVVGQVIPWTMAFLGLSFIACALLIIGMPPLSGFIGKLGLLSALLNPLGLGNGTGEPVSNAAWGLLALLILSGLASLIAFSRVGIQRFWTPEERPSPLLRQLECVPIIALLGLSILLTFKADPLLRYTQAAAQALNNPQQYVMAVLGTRAVPSPEAKAAVAEVQP from the coding sequence ATGAATGCGATGACGCACCTGATCGCCGCACCGATTCTGCTGCCGCTGCTGACCGCCGCGATCATGCTGATGCTGGGCGAGAAACACCGACCGCTGAAGGCCAAAATCAACCTGCTCTCCAGTCTGTTGGGCCTGGGGATTTCCGTGCTGTTGCTGCAATGGACGCAAACCACCGGCGTGCCCGGTTCCATCGGCGTGTACCTGCCGGGCAACTGGCAGGTGCCGTTCGGTATCGTGCTGGTAGTCGATCGCTTGTCCGCGCTGATGCTGGTGCTGACCGGGATCATCGGCGTCAGCGCCCTGCTGTTCGCCATGGCCCGCTGGGACGGCGCCGGTTCGAGTTTCCACGCGCTGTTCCAGATTCAGATGATGGGCCTGTACGGCGCGTTCCTGACGGCGGACCTGTTCAACCTGTTCGTGTTTTTCGAGGTGCTGCTGGCGGCCTCTTACGGCCTGATGCTCCACGGTTCGGGTCGGGCACGGGTGTCGTCGGGGCTGCATTACATCTCGATCAACCTGCTGGCCTCGTCGCTGTTCCTGATTGGCGCGGCGCTGATCTACGGCGTCACCGGCACTCTGAACATGGCCGACCTGGCGCTGAAAATTCCGCTGGTGCCGGAGGCCGATCGCGGCCTGCTGCATGCCGGCGCGGCGATTCTTGCCGTGGCGTTCCTGGCCAAGGCCGGGATGTGGCCGCTGAACTTCTGGTTGGTGCCGGCCTATTCCGCCGCCAGCGCGCCGGTGGCGGCGATGTTCGCGATCATGACCAAGGTCGGCGTCTACACCTTGCTGCGGTTGTGGACCTTGCTGTTCTCCGGTCAGGCCGGCGCCTCGGCGTACTTTGGCGGCGACTGGCTGATCTACGGCGGCATGGCGACCATCGTCTGCGCCGCCGTGGCGATCCTCGCCGCGCAACGGCTTGAGCGCATGGCGAGCCTGAGCATTCTGGTGTCGGCGGGGATTCTGTTGTCGGCCATCGGTTTCGCCCAGCCGAACCTGATCGGCGCGGCGCTGTTCTATCTGGTCAGCTCGACCCTGGCGTTAAGCGCGTTGTTTCTGCTGGCAGAGTTGATCGAGCGTTCGCGTTCGGCCAATGAAATGCCGCTGTTCGATGACGGCGACCTGATTGCCCGGCCGCTGGAGTCCCTGCAACCGCCCAAAGGCATCAACCTCGATGACGAACAGAAAGCCGTGGTCGGCCAGGTGATTCCCTGGACCATGGCGTTTCTCGGCTTGAGCTTCATCGCTTGCGCGTTGTTGATCATCGGCATGCCGCCGCTCTCCGGGTTCATCGGCAAACTGGGCTTGCTCAGTGCATTGCTCAACCCGCTGGGCTTGGGCAATGGCACGGGTGAACCCGTGTCGAACGCCGCGTGGGGCTTGCTGGCGTTACTGATTCTCTCCGGGTTGGCGTCACTGATTGCGTTTTCACGCGTGGGCATCCAGCGCTTCTGGACGCCTGAGGAACGCCCCTCGCCGTTGCTGCGACAGCTCGAATGCGTGCCGATCATCGCGCTGTTGGGGTTGAGCATTCTGCTGACTTTCAAGGCCGACCCCCTGTTGCGCTACACCCAGGCCGCCGCGCAGGCGTTGAATAACCCGCAGCAATACGTGATGGCGGTACTCGGCACCCGTGCGGTTCCGAGTCCGGAAGCCAAGGCAGCGGTCGCGGAGGTGCAACCATGA
- a CDS encoding Na+/H+ antiporter subunit E, with protein sequence MKRLFPAPWLSLALWVLWLVLNLSISPGNLLLGAVLGFCAPLMMRKLRPLPIRIRRPGVILGLFFIVGRDVLVSNLAVAWGVLNAGRRAPRSQFIKVPLDLRDANGLAALAMICTVVPGTVWSELALDRSILLLHVFDLEDEALFIQHFKATYERPLMEIFE encoded by the coding sequence ATGAAACGCCTGTTTCCTGCCCCGTGGCTGTCGCTGGCGCTGTGGGTGTTGTGGCTGGTGCTGAACCTGTCGATCAGCCCCGGCAATCTGCTGCTGGGGGCCGTGCTCGGTTTTTGTGCGCCGTTGATGATGCGCAAGTTGCGACCCCTGCCGATTCGCATTCGGCGTCCCGGCGTGATCCTGGGTTTGTTCTTCATCGTCGGGCGCGACGTGCTGGTCTCCAACCTCGCCGTGGCCTGGGGCGTGCTCAACGCCGGGCGCCGGGCACCGCGCTCGCAATTCATCAAAGTGCCGCTGGACTTGCGTGACGCCAACGGCCTGGCTGCACTGGCGATGATCTGCACGGTGGTACCCGGTACGGTCTGGTCGGAACTGGCGCTGGACCGCAGCATTCTGTTGCTGCACGTCTTCGATCTGGAGGACGAAGCGCTGTTCATCCAGCACTTCAAGGCGACCTACGAGCGCCCCTTGATGGAGATCTTCGAATGA
- a CDS encoding K+/H+ antiporter subunit F, with product MSPLLSNAVLLSLFIFSLAMVLTLIRLFKGPSAQDRVLALDYLYIIAMLMMLTLGIRYASDTYFEAALLIALFGFVGSFALAKFLLRGEVIE from the coding sequence ATGAGCCCGTTACTGTCGAATGCGGTTCTGCTGAGCCTGTTCATCTTTTCGCTGGCGATGGTTTTGACCCTGATCCGCCTGTTCAAAGGGCCGTCGGCGCAAGACCGGGTTCTGGCGCTGGATTACCTGTACATCATCGCGATGCTGATGATGCTGACGCTGGGCATTCGCTACGCCAGTGACACTTACTTCGAAGCGGCGCTGCTGATCGCGCTGTTCGGCTTCGTCGGCTCGTTTGCCCTGGCGAAATTCCTGCTGCGTGGCGAGGTGATCGAATGA
- a CDS encoding Na+/H+ antiporter subunit G produces the protein MNAELSLWVEIPVAILLVLSSVFALIGAIGLVRMKDYFQRMHPPALASTLGAWCVALGSIIYFSALKSGPVLHAWLIPILLAITVPVTTLLLARAALFRKRMAGDDVPAEVSSRRSESGS, from the coding sequence ATGAACGCTGAACTGTCTCTGTGGGTGGAAATCCCGGTGGCGATCCTGCTGGTGCTGAGCAGTGTTTTCGCATTGATCGGCGCGATCGGGCTGGTGCGGATGAAGGATTACTTCCAGCGCATGCACCCACCGGCGCTGGCCTCGACATTGGGTGCGTGGTGCGTGGCGCTGGGCTCGATCATCTACTTTTCGGCGCTCAAGTCAGGGCCGGTGTTACATGCCTGGCTGATCCCGATTCTGCTGGCGATTACCGTGCCGGTCACGACTTTGCTACTGGCGCGGGCGGCGTTGTTCCGCAAGCGTATGGCGGGGGATGATGTGCCGGCGGAAGTGAGTAGTCGGCGGAGTGAGAGCGGGAGTTAG
- a CDS encoding DUF3995 domain-containing protein — MTFVLAQWLVTIFALISLIHVYWGLGGQWAAVAAVPQVPGEDGARSRPAFKPSGWLTLLVAFGLLLVAALVCLRVGWWMPAVSHQSLQWVISAIAMLMFARAIGDSNLVGFFKQVKGSKFARLDTWVYSPLCVALGAGLLAVAWI; from the coding sequence ATGACGTTTGTGTTGGCTCAATGGCTGGTGACAATCTTCGCGCTGATCAGCCTGATACATGTCTACTGGGGGCTGGGTGGCCAGTGGGCTGCCGTGGCGGCGGTGCCGCAGGTGCCGGGGGAGGACGGCGCAAGATCGCGGCCCGCGTTCAAACCGTCGGGATGGCTGACGTTGCTGGTGGCTTTCGGATTGCTGCTGGTCGCCGCGCTGGTGTGCTTGCGGGTCGGCTGGTGGATGCCGGCGGTGTCCCATCAATCGCTGCAATGGGTGATCAGCGCCATCGCGATGCTGATGTTCGCCCGGGCGATCGGCGATTCGAACCTGGTGGGGTTTTTCAAGCAGGTCAAGGGGTCGAAGTTTGCCCGGCTCGACACTTGGGTTTATTCGCCGTTGTGTGTGGCGTTGGGGGCGGGGTTGTTGGCTGTTGCCTGGATCTGA